A single Micromonospora sp. CCTCC AA 2012012 DNA region contains:
- a CDS encoding lysophospholipid acyltransferase family protein produces the protein MLYWLMKYIILGPLLRLIFRPQVEGLENVPDTGPVILASNHLSFSDSIFVPLIVKRKVTFIAKAEYFTGKGIKGWLTKAFFVGSGTIPVDRTGGRAARAALDTQLRVLRAGGIAGIYPEGTRSPDGRLYRGKTGVARLALESGALVVPTAMLNSDEIQPTGQIIPNLGRVRIRFGAPLDFSRYAGLAGDRFVERAVTDEIMYELMELSGREYVDMYAQKIKNQPAAVPAEPVPV, from the coding sequence GTGCTGTACTGGCTGATGAAGTACATCATCCTCGGCCCGCTGCTGAGGCTGATCTTCCGCCCGCAGGTCGAGGGCCTGGAGAACGTGCCGGACACGGGTCCGGTGATCCTGGCGAGCAATCACCTCTCCTTCTCCGATTCGATCTTCGTCCCGCTGATCGTCAAGCGAAAAGTCACATTCATCGCCAAAGCGGAATACTTCACCGGTAAGGGCATCAAGGGCTGGCTGACCAAGGCGTTCTTCGTCGGCTCCGGCACCATCCCGGTCGACCGGACCGGCGGCCGGGCCGCCCGCGCCGCGCTCGACACCCAGCTGCGGGTGCTGCGGGCCGGTGGCATCGCCGGGATCTATCCGGAGGGCACCCGGTCGCCCGACGGGCGGCTCTATCGCGGCAAGACCGGCGTGGCCCGGCTCGCCCTGGAGAGCGGCGCCCTGGTGGTCCCCACCGCGATGCTCAACTCCGACGAGATCCAGCCGACCGGCCAGATCATCCCCAACCTCGGCCGGGTGCGGATCCGGTTCGGCGCCCCGCTGGACTTCTCCCGCTACGCCGGCCTGGCCGGCGACCGGTTCGTCGAACGCGCCGTCACCGACGAGATCATGTACGAGCTGATGGAACTCTCCGGCCGCGAGTACGTCGACATGTACGCGCAGAAGATCAAGAACCAGCCGGCCGCCGTACCGGCCGAACCGGTGCCCGTCTGA